The following are encoded in a window of Phaseolus vulgaris cultivar G19833 chromosome 3, P. vulgaris v2.0, whole genome shotgun sequence genomic DNA:
- the LOC137807777 gene encoding HVA22-like protein a — MGSGAGNFLKVLLRNFDVLAGPVVSLVYPLYASIRAIETKSPIDDQQWLTYWVLYSLITLFELTFAKLLEWIPIWPYAKLIATCWLVLPYFSGAAYVYEHYVRPLYVNPQTINIWYIPRKKDTFGKRDDILTAAEKYIQENGTDAFENLINRADKSRRGSGYYTAYDETY; from the exons ATGGGATCTGGGGCGGGTAATTTTCTCAAGGTGCTTCTCAGAAACTTCGATGTCCTTGCTGG GCCTGTCGTTAGTCTTGTTTATCCTCT ATATGCTTCGATTAGGGCAATTGAGACCAAGTCTCCTATTGATGATCAGCAATGGCTCACTTACTGGGTTCTCTATTCCTTAATCACCCTCTTTGAACTCACATTTGCTAAACTACTTGAATG GATTCCGATATGGCCTTATGCAAAGCTGATTGCAACCTGCTGGTTGGTCCTTCCTTACTTTAGTGGTGCTGCATATGTATATGAACATTATGTGAGACCTTTATATGTCAATCCTCAAACCATTAACATCTGGTACATTCCAAGGAAAAAGGACACCTTTGGTAAGCGAGATGACATTCTAACTGCTGCAGAGAAGTACATCCAAGAGAATGGAACAGATGCATTTGAGAATCTGATCAATAGG GCTGATAAATCCAGAAGGGGTAGCGGTTATTATACAGCGTATGATGAGACTTATTAA